The following coding sequences lie in one Trichoderma breve strain T069 chromosome 1, whole genome shotgun sequence genomic window:
- a CDS encoding tRNA synthetases class II (D, K and n) domain-containing protein, whose protein sequence is MATIYIDEDIGKDEVSQTGTEESPYKTLQFAYLQRPAEAQYLTRKSQAEDEAAKEWKPVAKAALKKAVNFFDVQKKKAAKEQELVVRRKKEEEERAKALEAAKAIVITEDPSLPAAVRIGLDEVGDHIKLRKVDDPESKGTRVRVFGRVHRERKQKDVMFVTLRDGYGFMQVVISGQLAKTYDAVTLTRETSMEILGEMREVPAGARAPLNRELHADFFKIPKHWKAPGGDDAITNRVQADAEQAMLLDQRHLTLRGEVASGVMIVRDAVEWAFNQAYKELRFRKVSPPALVQTQVEGGATLFKFDYYGEDAYLTQSSQLYLETCLPSMGHVYCIEKSFRAEKSLTRRHLSEFTHVEAELDFITFDDLLAHIEQIMCRVLELVMDDPVVAEKIKAMNPEFKLPERPFMRMKYSEAIDWLVEHDIPNEEGKPHAFGDDIAEAAERRMTDIINRPIFLTHFPAEIKSFYMYKDPSDLRVTESVDCLMPGVGEIVGGSMRMDDYEELMAAYKREGIDPEAYYWYTDQRKYGSSPHGGYGLGLERFLAWLCKQHTVRDCCLYPRYMHRCKP, encoded by the exons ATGGCGACTATCTACATTGACGAAGACATTGGCAAGGACGAGGTTTCCCAGACCGGCACCGAGGAATCCCCCTACAAGACGCTGCAATTTGCCTATCTCCAGCGCCCCGCGGAAGCCCAATATCTGACCCGCAAGTCGCaagccgaagatgaagccgcaAAGGAGTGGAAACCCGTCGCAAAGGCTGCTTTGAAGAAGGCAGTCAACTTCTTCGACGttcagaagaaaaaggcagccaAGGAACAGGAGCTGGTTGTCAGGcgcaagaaggaggaagaggagcgagCCAAGGCCTTGGAAGCCGCCAAGGCTATTGTTATCACTGAGGACCCCAGCcttcctgctgctgttcgAATTGGACTCGACGAGGTTGGCGATCACATCAAGCTCCGCAAGGTGGATGACCCTGAGAGCAAAGGCACTCGAGTACGCGTCTTTGGTCGCGTGCACCGAGAGCGCAAGCAAAAGGATGTCATGTTTGTCACACTGAGAGACGGCTATGGCTTTATGCAGGTGGTCATTTCCGGCCAGCTGGCAAAGACTTACGATGCTGTCACCCTCACCCGTGAAACCTCAATGGAAATCCTGGGAGAGATGCGAGAAGTCCCTGCCGGTGCCCGGGCTCCTCTCAACCGCGAATTGCACGCcgacttcttcaagatccCCAAGCACTGGAAGGCCCccggtggtgacgatgccatcaccaacagaGTTCAGGCAGACGCCGAGCAGGCCATGCTTCTCGACCAACGACACCTTACACTTCGTGGTGAAGTCGCTTCGGGTGTCATGATTGTCCGCGATGCCGTTGAGTGGGCTTTCAACCAGGCCTACAAGGAGCTGAGATTCCGCAAAGTCAGCCCTCCCGCCCTCGTCCAGACACAAGTCGAAGGCGGTGCTACTCTGTTCAAGTTCGACTACTATGGCGAGGACGCCTACCTCACACAGTCTTCTCAGCTGTATCTGGAGACCTGCCTGCCTTCAATGGGTCACGTTTACTGTATCGAGAAGTCCTTCCGGGCTGAAAAGTCTCTGACCCGACGACACTTGTCTGAGTTCACGCACGTTGAGGCTGAGCTTGACTTTATCACCTTTGACGACCTATTGGCACACATTGAGCAAATCATGTGCCGTGTGCTCGAATTGGTCATGGACGACCCTGTCGTTGCtgagaagatcaaggccatgaacCCCGAGTTCAAGCTTCCCGAGAGGCCTTTTATGCGCATGAAGTACTCGGAGGCAATCGACTGGCTCGTTGAGCACGACATTCCCAACGAGGAGGGCAAGCCCCATGCCTTTGGTGACGAtattgctgaggctgctgagcgTCGCATGACGGATATCATCAACAGACCCATCTTCCTGACACACTTCCCTGCTGAGATCAAATCATTCTACATGTACAAAGATCCGAGTGATCTTCGCGTTACCGAGAGTGTTGACTGCTTGATGCCCGGTGTTGGAGAGATTGTCGGTGGATCGATGAGAATGGACGACTACGAGGAGTTGATGGCCGCGTACAAGCGCGAGGGCATTGACCCCGAGGCCTACTACTGGTACACTGATCAGAGAAA GTATGGAAGCTCTCCTCACGGAGGCTACGGTCTGGGACTGGAGCGATTCCTTGCCTGGCTTTGCAAGCAGCATACTGTTAGAGATTGCTGCTTGTATCCTCGTTACATGCACCGTTGCAAGCCTTAG
- a CDS encoding eukaryotic translation initiation factor 3 subunit G domain-containing protein translates to MATTAPPKAKHDWADDDDIEEVSSDLPPPQTISNKDGTKTIITFRYNDQGQKVKTTRRIRYVTQTETVNPRVANRKTWAKFGLSAKDPAGPAPDTTSVGENIIFRPSVSWRKDSKEEGADANAQAMKDKLRDKKVKCRICNGEHFTARCPYKDTMAPVGETSGADAPAGMAEDLSAATGAAGSGKKGSYVPPALRGAGGAAGERMGGSKYGERDDFATLRVTNVSEMAEESELRDMFERFGRVTRVFLAKDRETGMAKGFAFISFADHSDAVTACNKMDGFGFKHLILRVEFAKKAQ, encoded by the exons ATGGCTACCACCGCGCCGCCCAAGGCCAA GCACGACTgggccgacgacgacgacatcgagGAAGTCTCCTCTGATCTTCCGCCTCCCCAGACCATCTCTAATAAAGATGGTACCAAGACCATCATCACATTCCGATACAACGATCAGGGCCAGAAAGTAAAGACCACTCGTCGGATTCGCTATGTCACCCAAACCGAGACAGTCAACCCCCGCGTCGCCAACCGGAAAACGTGGGCCAAGTTCGGCTTGAGCGCCAAAGATCCCGCGGGACCTGCCCCCGATACCACCTCCGTCGGTGAGAACATCATCTTCCGACCAAGCGTCTCCTGGCGCAAGGAttccaaggaggagggcgcCGACGCGAACGCCCAGGCCATGAAGGACAAGCTCAGGGACAAGAAGGTCAAGTGCCGTATCTGCAATGGCGAGCACTTTACAGCCAGATGTCCCTACAAGGACACCATGGCGCCTGTTGGAGAAACGAGCGGCGCAGATGCGCCCGCCGGTATGGCGGAGGATCTATCCGCTGCCACTGGCGCTGCCGGGTCTGGGAAGAAGGGCTCATACGTTCCGCCTGCTCTGCGTGGCGCGGGAGGAGCTGCCGGAGAGCGCATGGGCGGATCAAAATACGGCGAGAGGGACGACTTTGCGACACTGCGTGTCACCAAC GTCTcagagatggcagaggaATCAGAGCTGCGCGATATGTTCGAGCGTTTCGGTCGTGTCACCAGAGTCTTCCTTGCCAAGGACCGGGAAACTGGTATGGCCAAGGGTTTCgccttcatcagcttcgCAGACCACAGCGACGCTGTCACGGCATGCAACAAGATGGACGGATTTGGTTTCAAGCATCTCATTCTCAGGGTCGAGTTTGCCAAGAAGGCTCAGTAA
- a CDS encoding COPI associated protein domain-containing protein, with the protein MEISDIFRIVNLAVAGITVLGGVFHIFPVGFQNLVIGIYMIVFGLAIALLEFQIPPQVSRYANFLFSFIGRGIFYILLGGLLLGSRLISNLAGGAVGIIGVGYVALEFIPSIEPPSNMREADVGWGAEQV; encoded by the exons ATGGAAATCTCCGATATCTT CCGCATTGTTAACCTGGCCGTGGCGGGCATCACCGTTCTGGGGGGCGTTTTCCACATCTTCCCCGTTGGCTT CCAGAACCTCGTCATTGGTATCTATATGATTGTATTTGGTCTTGCTATCGCACTCCTAG AGTTCCAAATCCCCCCGCAGGTTTCGAGATATGCCaacttcctcttctccttcattgGCCGTGGTATCT TCTATATCCTTCTCGGAGGCCTTCTTCTCGGAAGTCGCCTTATTAGCAACCTTGCTGGCGGTGCTGTTGGTATCATCGGTGTCGGTTACGTCGCCCTCGAGTTCATTCCCTCGATCGAACCCCCGAGCAACATGCGAGAGGCTGATGTCGGCTGGGGCGCCGAGCAAGTCTAA
- a CDS encoding fructosamine kinase domain-containing protein, translating into MRNGEEDSAWARRLRLKVRHTDGDEECYFIKVSVNQEGKEALKGEFESTLAIHNINSNFCPKPIGWGTLKTDSNSHFYICNFYEFTGGMPEPTSFCTKLAQLHLSPRPLSPNGQFGFHCRTYNGNLPQQNTWSDSWELFFADGLRDVLKIRLKRAGRSLKLEALEPALFGKVIPRLLRPLESGGRQIRPSLVHGDLWYGNAGVVSGDVEKSIIYDPSSFWAHNEYELGNWRPRRNKFTSIYFEEYLSHIRPSEPKEDFEDRNILYAVKFNLQAAAIFPDNEEYIQMAMKDIEMLVTKYPQGYQ; encoded by the exons ATGAGGAATGGCGAGGAGGATTCTGCCTGGGCAAGACGCCTGCGTCTGAAAGTCCGCCACACAGACGGCGACGAAGAATGCTACTTTATTAAG GTGTCTGTCAATCAGGAAGGCAAAGAGGCTCTAAAGGGTGAATTCGAATCTACATTGGCTATTCACAATATCAACTCTAACTTTTGCCCGAAACCCATCGGATGGGGGACTCTTAAAACAGACTCGAACTCCCATTTTTATATTTGCAACTTCTATGAATTCACCGGTGGTATGCCTGAGCCTACTTCTTTCTGCACGAAGCTAGCCCAGTTGCATCTGTCTCCCCGCCCCTTGTCGCCAAATGGCCAGTTCGGGTTCCATTGCAGGACGTATAATGGAAACCTTCCTCAGCAGAATACCTGGTCCGACAGCTGGGAGCTCTTTTTTGCCGACGGATTACGCGACGTCTTGAAGATACGACTCAAGAGGGCTGGACGTAGCTTGAAACTTGAAGCCCTCGAACCCGCGCTATTTGGCAAAGTCATTCCCAGGCTTCTCCGACCACTTGAGAGTGGCGGACGGCAAATACGGCCTTCGTTAGTACATGGGGATCTATGGTATGGGAACGCAGGTGTCGTCTCTGGTGATGTAGAGAAGAGCATCATTTACGATCCTTCTAGCTTTTGGGCGCACAATGAGT ATGAATTAGGGAACTGGAGACCTCGTCGGAATAAGTTTACAAGTATTTACTTTGAGGAATATCTTTCTCATATACGCCCATCCGAACCCAAAGAGGACTTTGAGGATCGCAACATACTCTATGCTGT GAAATTTAACCTGCAAGCGGCAGCTATATTTCCGGATAACGAGGAATATATACAGAT GGCTATGAAAGATATCGAGATGCTCGTCACCAAGTATCCTCAAGGGTATCAGTAA